The genome window GCGTCGTCGGGGGTGAGGCCGCGCAGGATCGCGATCAGGGGAAACTGGAACGGGGAGACGGCGGACATCGGCTTACCTGGCAACGGACATGGAGCGAAAGGCGTCCACCGCGACGTCGCCAGCGTGCGGCCGCAATGGCACGCCGCTGCGCGGCCGTCCCGTTGGCGACGAGCGGGCGGGCGCCATCGACCGGTGCGCTGGCGGAGCGTCCTGCTGATCTACGCTGGCGCGACGCGCCGGCGCCTTCACGAGGCGGGTGTGACGGTGGGACGGCGTCGCGGCTGGAGTCGCGACTGGACAATAGCCTGCGCGCGCGAAGGTATGCTCGGCAAATGAAATTTTAGACATATGCTATTCCGATTGTGAATACGCAACTTCTTCCCTGGACGCCTTCCGCTGATGACCGCTCCCGCCAATCCCTGGTTTAACGCCGCACGCCTGAAGACCCGCCATCTGCTGCTGCTGCTGCAGTTGCACGAGCACCGTTCGGTGCTGCGCGCGGCCGAGGCGGCGAGCATGACCCAGCCGGCCGCCTCCAAGCTGCTGGCGGAAATGGAGGATCTGCTCGGGGTCAAGCTGTTCGAGCGGCATGCGCGTGGGGTGGAGCCGACCTGGTACGGGCAGGTGCTGATCCGCCGCGCGCGCGCGGCGATGTCGGAGATCGGCCGTGCGCAGGAGGAGATCGCGGCCCTGCGCGAGGGGCGCATGGGCCAGGTCTCGATCGGCACCGTGGTCAATCCCGGCACCAACCTGGTGCCGCAGGCGATCGCCGAGGTCAAGCGCGAGTTCCCCGGCATCTTGGTGCGGGTGGAAATGGACTACAGCCGGCCGCTGGTGGCCAAGCTGCTGGACGGCCAGCTCGACATCGTGATCGGGCGCGTCCTCGGCCCGCATGGCGGCGATGAGCTGGAGTTCGAGCCGCTGGCCGACGAACCGCATTCGGCGGTGGCGCGTGCGGGGCATCCGCTGTCGGCGCGCGCCGACCTGCGCCACGCCGACCTGGCGCGCTACGGCTGGGTGCTGCCGCCGACCGACAGCGTGCTGCGCGCGCGCCTGGACGCGATGTTTCTGGAGCACGGCGTGCCGCCCCCGCAGAACGTCATCGAGACCGCGTCGCTGCCGGTGATGACCAGCCTGCTGCGCGGCAGCGACCTGCTGGCGGCGCTGCCGGCCGATGCGGTGGCGCCGTGCGTGCAGGCTAAGCTGTTGGCCGTGTTGCCGATCGCACTGGGGGTGCGGATGGAGTCGTTCGGCATCATCCGCCGCCGCGACTACATGCTGCCACCGGGTGCCGAACGCATCCTGCTGGCGCTGCGCAACGCGGCCAAGCGCCTGTATCCCGAGCGCGCGCCGGTCTGAGCGGGATAGCGCGGCGGCAGCCGTGTCTTCCTGCTGCGCGCCAGGGGCTATCGGGCGCACGGCGTGCCGTGCGTCGGCACCTGTCGGCATGCATTGCCCAGCGTTGGGTACGTGCGACCAGAGGTCCGCCGGTTCGGCCTTTCTGTTTGCCGTCAAGTTAGTCGAAAAACACGTGGCTATTATCCGCTGTTCAAAGGATGAGGCCGAGTTCTTCGTCGCCACCCTGGTGCGCGATCCGCAGAGCGGGGCGATGGTGACCAACCCGTCGCTGTCGCCGGAGAACCGGCATCCGTTCGGCGCCGCGCTGTGCGCCGGCCCGGCGATGGACGCGCAAGTGTTGCGCGATCTTTTTGCGCAGTGCATCAAAATGGGCGCGTTGCTGGGCGTGGACGCGGCCTTCGGTGAGCGCCTGGCTGCGCTGCGCACGCAGCTGCCGCGGGACGGTGTCGGCCGCGCCGGGCAGTTGCAGGAGTGGCGGCAGAACTGGGACAGGCAGGCCCCGGCACTCCACCATCGCCACGTCTGGCATCTGCACCGTCCAGCCAGATCAACCTGCGCGATACCCCGGCGGCGATCCGGCCTGGCATAACGGCCGCCTGCAGCACGCGCGACTGAGCAACGAGCGCGGCAGGCACTACACTTTGGCAGACGGCGGGCAGACCCTGACCGCCGACTTTTCTCCTGGAGCGACGATGGAACTGGGTTTGCACGACGATCGGCTGGTGTGGCAGTGAGTTTGTACATCGGCCTGGACGTGGGCACGCAGAGCGTCAAGCTGCTGGCCTACGATGCGGATAGCCGCCGCGTGGTCGCCACGCACGGCCATGCGCTGGAACTGATCAGCCGCGACGACGGCACCCGCGAGCAGCAGGCGCAGTGGTGGATCGACGGCATCGTCGCCTGCTTCGCCGCGCTGAGCGCCGAGCAGCGCGCGCAGGTGCGGGCGATTTCGGTGTCCGGGCAGCAGCACGGCTTCGTGCCGGTGGATGCGCAAGGGCAGGTCACCGCACCGGTCAAGCTGTGGTGCGACACCAGCACCCAGCTGGAGTGCGAGGAGATCATGCAGGCCGTCGGCGGCGAAGTGCGCTGCGTGGAACTGGCCGGCAACCCGATCCTGGCCGGCTACACCGCCTCCAAGCTGCCGTGGACGCGCAAGCACCGCAGCGACGCCTATGCGGCGATGACCTCGGTGCTGCTGCCGCACGACTACGTCAATTTCTGGCTCACCGGCGAGCGTTATACCGAGTTCGGCGACGCCTCCGGCAGCGGCTGGCTGGACGTGCGTACCCGGCAGTGGTCGGCGCCGCTGCTGCAGGCGATCGATCCGCAGCGCGACCTGGCCGCGGCGCTGCCGCCGCTGGTGCCGACCGAGACCACATTCGCCCTGTCCGCCGCGGCGGCGCACATCCTGGGGCTGCCGCGCGAGGTGCGCGTGGCCAGCGGCGGCGGCGACAACATGATGGCCGCGATCGGCACCGGCAACGTGGTGCCGGGACGGCTGACGATGAGCCTGGGCACGTCCGGCACGCTGTTCGCGTATGCCGATCGGCCGGTGGTGGACGCTGCCGCGCGCTGGGCCGCGTTCTGCTCGTCCAGCGGCGGCTGGCTGCCGCTGATCTGCACGATGAACTGCACCGTGGCCACCGAGACCATTTCGCGCCTGTTCGGGATCAAGACCGGGCAGGGCGAGGCCTTGCTCGACGCGACCGCGCCCGGCGCCGGCGGGCTGGTGCTGCTGCCGTTCTTCAACGGCGAGCGCACCCCGAACCTGCCGGCCGCGCGCGGCTGCATGACCGGCATGGATCTGCACAACACCACCCCGGCGCATTTCTATCGCGCGGCGATGGAAGGCGCCAGCTACAGCCTGCGCAACGGCTTCGATGCCTTCGTCGATGCCGGGCTGGCGTTCGATTCGATCTACGTCACCGGCGGTGGCAGCAAGAGTGCCGGCTGGCGCCAGCTGATCGCCGACCTGTTCGGCTTGCCGGTGCACGTGCCGGCGCAGGCCGAGGGTGCCGGGTTCGGCGCCGCGCTGCAGGCGCTGTGGGCCGACGGCCACGCACAGGGCGACCGCGCCAGCCTGGCCGAGGTGGTGCTGCAGCACCAGCAGGACGACGCCGCGCTGTCCGCGCAGCCCGATCCGCAACGCGGCGCGCAGTACCAGGCGCACTACCAGACCTTCTTGCAGCACTTGCACGCCATTGGCCCGCTCTACGCCGGCTGATCCACTTTTTCCCCCGCAAACGCACACCAGGATTTCGTCATGAGCAACTCCCCCTACATCGGCGCCAAGGAATACTTCCCGGGCATCGGCCGCATCGCGTTCGAAGGCAAGGCCTCGGACAATCCGCTGGCATTCAAGGTCTACGACGCGCACAAGCGCATCGGCGACAAGACCATGGCCGAGCACCTGCGCTTCGCCGTCGCCTACTGGCACAGCTTCTGCGGCAACGGCGCCGATCCGTTCGGTCCGGGTACGCGCGCCTATCCGTGGGACGCCGGCAGCGATGCGCTGGGCCGCGCCGAGGCCAAGGCCGATGCGGCGTTCGAATTCTTCACCAAGCTCGGCGTGCCGTACTACTGCTTCCACGATATCGATCTGGCGCCGGACGCGGACGATGTGGGCCAGTACGAGAAGAACCTCAGGCATATGGTCGGCATCGCCAAGCAGCGCCAGGCCGACACCGGCATCAAGCTGCTGTGGGGCACCGCCAACCTGTTTTCGCATCCGCGTTACATGAACGGCGCTTCGACCAATCCGGACTTCAACGTGGTCGCGCGCGCGGCGGTGCAGGTCAAGGCCGCGCTGGATGCCACCGTCGAACTGGGCGGCGAGAACTATGTGTTCTGGGGCGGCCGCGAAGGCTATGCCAGCCTGCACAACACGCAGATGAAGCGCGAGCAGGACCACATGGCGCGCTTTTTGACCATCGCCCGCGACTACGGGCGCAGCATCGGCTTCAAAGGCAATTTCCTGATCGAGCCCAAGCCGATGGAGCCGATGAAGCACCAGTACGACTTCGACAGCGCCACGGTGATCGGCTTCCTGCGCCAGCACGGGCTGGATCAAGACTTCAAGCTCAACATCGAGGCCAACCATGCCACGCTGTCGGGCCACAGCTTCGAGCACGACCTGCAGGTGGCCAGCGACGCGGGCCTGCTCGGCAGCATCGACGCCAACCGCGGCAACCCGCAGAACGGCTGGGACACCGACCAGTTCCCGACCGACCTGTACGACACGGTCGGGGCGATGCTGGTGGTGCTGCGGCAGGGCGGGCTGGCGCCGGGCGGGCTGAACTTCGACGCCAAGGTGCGGCGCGAGTCGTCCGATCCGCAGGACCTGTTCCTGGCCCACATCGGCGGCATGGACGCGTTCGCGCGCGGGCTGGAAGTGGCCCATGCGCTGCTGACGTCCTCGCCGCTGGAGCAGTGGCGCGCCGCGCGCTACAGCAGCTTCGACAGTGGTGCCGGCGCGGCGTTCGCGGCCGGCAACAGCACGCTGGCGGAGCTGGCGGCGCACGCGGCCAAGGCCGGCGCGCCCAAGCAGGTCAGCGGTCGCCAGGAAGCCTACGAGAACCTGATCAACCAGTATCTGATCCGTTGATGCGCGCGACGGCCGGCGCCACCCTTGGCGCCGGCCGTGCTGTCCATCTCCCGATGGCTGCCTTCCTTTTTGCACGACACCAGGTGACTCAATGTCCAGCGTATTCCTAGACCGCGCCCATGGCGCAGGCGAAAACACACGTCTCATCATCCTCATCAGTTGCGTCGCCACCATCGGCGGCTTTCTGTTCGGCTTCGACAGCGGCGTGATCAACGGCACCGTCGACGGCCTCAAGCAGACCTTCCATTCCAGCGCCGCCGGCACCGGCTTCGAGGTCGCCTCGATGCTGCTGGGCTGCGCGTTCGGCGCGTTCTTCGCCGGCTGGCTGGCCGACCGCCTCGGTCGCCGTGCGGTGCTGATCATCTCCGCGGTGCTGTTCCTGCTGTCGGCGCTCGGCGCCGGCGCCTCGCACAGTTCGATGTTCTTCGTTTTCGCCCGGGTCATGGGCGGTTTCGCGGTCGGCGCGGCCAGCGTGATGTCGCCGGCCTACATCGCCGAGGTCGCGCCGGCGCGCTACCGCGGACGCCTGGCCACGGTGCAGCAGATCGCGATCATCAGCGGCCTGTTCACCGCGTTTCTGAGCAACTATGTGCTGGTGAAGCTTGCCAGCGCCTCGACCGAGCCCTTGTGGCTGGGTCAGGCCGCATGGCGCTGGATGTTCTGGATGCAGGCGTTCCCGTCGTTGCTGTTCCTGCTGCTGTTGCTGGCGATCCCGGAGAGCCCGCGCTATCTGGTGGTCAAGGGCCGCCGCGAGGATGCGCTGGCGGTGCTGACCCGGCTCTACGGCCTGCGCGAGGCGAATGCCAAGCTGACCGAGATCTCCGCCTCGCTGGCCGCCGACCAGCACAAGCCGAAGCTGTCGGACCTGGTCAGCAAGGTCACCGGCAAGGTGCGTCCGATCGTGTGGATCGGCATCGGCCTGGCCACGTTCCAGCAGCTTGTCGGCATCAACGTGGTGTTCTACTACGGCGCAGTGCTGTGGCAGGCAGTGGGCTTTTCCGAAAGCGATTCGCTGCTGATCAACGTGCTGTCCGGCGCGCTGAGCATCGGCGCCTGCCTGATCACGGTGCTGCTGATCGACAGGATCGGGCGCAAACCGCTGCTGTGGATCGGTTCGGCCGGCATGGCCGTGTCGCTGGCGCTGGTCACCCTGGCCTTCGCCAGCGCCTCGCTGGACGCGGCGGGCAAGCTGGCGATGTCGCCGGGCATGGGCCGTCTGGCGCTGGTCGCGGCCAACGTCTACGTGATCTTCTTCAACATGTCCTGGGGTCCAGTGATGTGGGTGATGCTGGGCGAGATGTTCCCGAACCAGATCCGCGGCTCCGGCCTGGCGGTTGCGGGCGCGGCGCAGTGGACCTCGAACTTCGCCATCACCGTGTCGTTCCCGGTCCTGCTCGGCAGCATCGGTCTGGCCGGCGCCTACGGCATCTACACCGTGGCCGCGTTCGTCTCGGTGTTCTTCGTGCTCAAGTACGTGTACGAGACCAAGGGCCGCGAGCTGGAGCAGATGCAGGGCTGAGCCGCGCGCAGCCGGCGCGCGGCAATGCGCGCCGGCTGCCACGCCGGGTTCAGTGTGCCTGCAGGTAGCGGCCGAATGCCAGCATGTCGATGCTGCCCCAGCCCGACGCCAGATCGAAGCCGCTTGCGGCCCTGTAGCCGTCCGCATACAGCCCGTTGTCGCCTTGCAGCACGTCGTGGCGGTTGCCGACGGCGCCCTTGGCATAGGCATACAGCGCAGGGGCGATGAAGCCGAGCCTATGGCCGTTGGCCTGCTCGAGCCTGGCCAGCAGGCCGGCGAAGGTCGGCGTCGCGGCGCTGGTGCCGTACACGTACTCTTCTGTCTCTTCGCCGTTGGCGTCGCTGCCCAGGATCATCGCGCTGCTGTTGGCGGAACCGTTGAAGCTGACGTCAGGCACGGCGCGGTAGCCATTGCCGACGATGTCGGGAATCGTGCGCTGCTGCCAGCTGGGCGCGGCATAGCGCTTGCTCAGGCCGCCTTGGCTGATCTGCTGGCCGCGCCGGGCATTCCAGACGCTCTCGTCCACATAGGTGCTGCTGGAATTGGCCGCGCTGCGCAGCTCGGTGGCACCGACCGCGATCGCATACGGGTGGCTCGCCGGAAACGCCACCGCGCGCTGCTGCAGCCTGCCCTGCAGGCTGGCGTAGTAGGGCGGGCTGCTGGCCGCGCTGAACGGCGCGTAGATGCCGTCGTCGCCACTGCAGACCAGGAAATTCTGGCCGTTGCCGACCGCCTGGTTGAGCGCCGCGCTCAATGCCTGGTCGATGTCGTCTGACGCGGAATCCTCGCGGGCGTAGATGGACATGCTGACCAGGCTGGCCGCATTGTCGTCGGCGGCGCGTTGAAGGCCCTCGATCAGGCTGGTCCACAGGAAGTCGGGGATGTCGTAGATGACCAGGTTGTCCAGGCCGCCGGCGGTGCCCAGCAGCAATTGCGTGTCCATGTCCCATTCGATCTCGTTGTTGCTGTCGGCGTAGCCGGCCGCTGCCGGGTCGGCGGTCTTGATCACTGTGACCCTGGTCTGCAGATTGTGCTTGCGCTGGAAACTGCGCAGGTGGGCGAGGGTGCTGTCCAGGTTGCCCACCGCCACGATCGCGGCGGTGGTGCCGGAGGCGATCGGTAGCGCAGATGCGTTGTACAGCGCTGGCAAATCTTCCACCGCATGCCGCACCGCCACCGGTCCTTGCGTGGGCTGCGCGCCGATGCGCTGGCTGTCGGCGGCCGCGCCATGGCCCTGGCCGCGCGGCGCGGTCTGCGGCAACGCGGCGCTGCGCACGTTGTCCAGGCCGAGCACGCCGCCGACCACACCGGCCAGCGCGGTCGGAACCTTGGCCGCGCCGTCGTTGAGGTAGAGCGTCTTGCCGCCGGCCTGGTAGGTGCGGATCGAGACGTCGAACGCGGCCTGGACCGCCGCGACGCTGGCCGTGGCCAGGATCAGGCTGCCGTTGCCGGCGATCCGCATGTCGGTGATGCCCTTGCCCAGCAGATAGTCCTGCACCTGCCGCAGTTGCGCCGCGCTCGGCGCCGTGCGCGCCTTGAGTTGCGCCTGCAGCGTGGGATCGGCCGTGCCGCGCGCCAGCAGTGCGGCGCTGGCCTGCTGCAGGGCGGCGCTGTCGGCCGGCCTGAGCACGATGCCGATGCTCAGCTGCATCTGCGGCGGCGCCGGCTGCAGCGCCACCGCGCGGTCCGGCAGCGCCCGCGGCTGTCCATGCTCGATCTGGCTGCGGGTGCCGGTGGCGGTCCATCCGCTGATGTGCGAGGCGCTGGCGGGCGCTGCAGCGGTGGCGGCGGCCATGGCGCAGAGCGCGCCGAGCGTTAGGGGAGTGCGACGTGGAGCGGGCATGGCGTGGTTCTTCCAGGGCTGGGGGAGGGCCCTGAGTGGACCATGCCGGTGGGGGCCGGGTTCGGCGATCCTGGAAGTTGTCTACGCGCGCCTGCATGCAGACCAGCGTCGATGGTGCGTTGCGGCAGATTATGTTACTTTATAACATTATTGAGACTGTGGAGCAGTGCCGTGTGCGGTCACCTTCGTTTTGCTAGCGCTCCCATCGCTATGTCCAGGCCGCGCCTCGCCGCGGTCGCGAGCGGCGCATGAACCGGCGCCAGTGGCTATGTCTGGCCGGCTCGACCCTGCTGCTGGCGCCAGCGTTCGCCAGCGCCAGTACGCCAATCCAGCTGAGCGCCTGCACCCTGGAAACCGAGGCGGGCCGCCTGCGTCTTCGCCTGCAGCTGCAGGCGACGGTGGCCTATCGGCTGTTCGCGCTGTCCGATCCGGAGCGATTGGTGATCGATCTGCCCGTGGCCGCGGCGCAGCTGCCGACGCTGCCGACGCCGCAACCCGGCATGGTGGTCAGCGCGATCCGCAGTGGCGCGCGCGACGATGGTGTGCGCATCGTGCTGGAGCTGCGCCGGCCGGTGGCGGCCAGCGCACGCTGGGACATCGGCGAGGCGGCGATGCCGCCGCAGTTGCTGCTCGACCTCGGCCCGGTCGATCCTGCGGCTGCGGCCACGCTGGTGGTGCCGCCGCGCACGTCGATCGGGCTGTCGTCGCGGCCGCGCGTGGTCGCCATCGACGCCGGTCACGGCGGCAAGGACCCGGGTGCGGTCAGCGCCGACGCCCTCTACGAAAAGCACGTGGCGATGGGCGTGGCCGGGCGCCTGCACCAGGCGCTGCAGGCCGACCCGCGCTACCGGCCGACGCTGATCCGAAGCGACGACCGCTTCGTGCCGCTGCACGAGCGGGTGGTGATCGCGCACCAGCGCAAGGCCGATCTGTTCGTGTCGATCCATGCCGACGCCGCGCCGAACCGCAGCGCGCAGGGCGCCTCGGTGTACGCGCTGTCGGAGAACGGCGCCAGCTCTGCGCTGGCGCGCTGGATCGCCGACAGCGAGAACAGCGCCGACCAGTACAGCAACGTCGCCGAGCGCTACCTGCGGCAGAAAGACCCGGTGCTGTCGAAGGTGCTGGTGGACCTGTCGATGAGCGGCAC of Xanthomonas translucens pv. cerealis contains these proteins:
- a CDS encoding LysR substrate-binding domain-containing protein; this encodes MTAPANPWFNAARLKTRHLLLLLQLHEHRSVLRAAEAASMTQPAASKLLAEMEDLLGVKLFERHARGVEPTWYGQVLIRRARAAMSEIGRAQEEIAALREGRMGQVSIGTVVNPGTNLVPQAIAEVKREFPGILVRVEMDYSRPLVAKLLDGQLDIVIGRVLGPHGGDELEFEPLADEPHSAVARAGHPLSARADLRHADLARYGWVLPPTDSVLRARLDAMFLEHGVPPPQNVIETASLPVMTSLLRGSDLLAALPADAVAPCVQAKLLAVLPIALGVRMESFGIIRRRDYMLPPGAERILLALRNAAKRLYPERAPV
- the xylB gene encoding xylulokinase: MSLYIGLDVGTQSVKLLAYDADSRRVVATHGHALELISRDDGTREQQAQWWIDGIVACFAALSAEQRAQVRAISVSGQQHGFVPVDAQGQVTAPVKLWCDTSTQLECEEIMQAVGGEVRCVELAGNPILAGYTASKLPWTRKHRSDAYAAMTSVLLPHDYVNFWLTGERYTEFGDASGSGWLDVRTRQWSAPLLQAIDPQRDLAAALPPLVPTETTFALSAAAAHILGLPREVRVASGGGDNMMAAIGTGNVVPGRLTMSLGTSGTLFAYADRPVVDAAARWAAFCSSSGGWLPLICTMNCTVATETISRLFGIKTGQGEALLDATAPGAGGLVLLPFFNGERTPNLPAARGCMTGMDLHNTTPAHFYRAAMEGASYSLRNGFDAFVDAGLAFDSIYVTGGGSKSAGWRQLIADLFGLPVHVPAQAEGAGFGAALQALWADGHAQGDRASLAEVVLQHQQDDAALSAQPDPQRGAQYQAHYQTFLQHLHAIGPLYAG
- the xylA gene encoding xylose isomerase produces the protein MSNSPYIGAKEYFPGIGRIAFEGKASDNPLAFKVYDAHKRIGDKTMAEHLRFAVAYWHSFCGNGADPFGPGTRAYPWDAGSDALGRAEAKADAAFEFFTKLGVPYYCFHDIDLAPDADDVGQYEKNLRHMVGIAKQRQADTGIKLLWGTANLFSHPRYMNGASTNPDFNVVARAAVQVKAALDATVELGGENYVFWGGREGYASLHNTQMKREQDHMARFLTIARDYGRSIGFKGNFLIEPKPMEPMKHQYDFDSATVIGFLRQHGLDQDFKLNIEANHATLSGHSFEHDLQVASDAGLLGSIDANRGNPQNGWDTDQFPTDLYDTVGAMLVVLRQGGLAPGGLNFDAKVRRESSDPQDLFLAHIGGMDAFARGLEVAHALLTSSPLEQWRAARYSSFDSGAGAAFAAGNSTLAELAAHAAKAGAPKQVSGRQEAYENLINQYLIR
- a CDS encoding sugar porter family MFS transporter, encoding MSSVFLDRAHGAGENTRLIILISCVATIGGFLFGFDSGVINGTVDGLKQTFHSSAAGTGFEVASMLLGCAFGAFFAGWLADRLGRRAVLIISAVLFLLSALGAGASHSSMFFVFARVMGGFAVGAASVMSPAYIAEVAPARYRGRLATVQQIAIISGLFTAFLSNYVLVKLASASTEPLWLGQAAWRWMFWMQAFPSLLFLLLLLAIPESPRYLVVKGRREDALAVLTRLYGLREANAKLTEISASLAADQHKPKLSDLVSKVTGKVRPIVWIGIGLATFQQLVGINVVFYYGAVLWQAVGFSESDSLLINVLSGALSIGACLITVLLIDRIGRKPLLWIGSAGMAVSLALVTLAFASASLDAAGKLAMSPGMGRLALVAANVYVIFFNMSWGPVMWVMLGEMFPNQIRGSGLAVAGAAQWTSNFAITVSFPVLLGSIGLAGAYGIYTVAAFVSVFFVLKYVYETKGRELEQMQG
- a CDS encoding S53 family peptidase — its product is MPAPRRTPLTLGALCAMAAATAAAPASASHISGWTATGTRSQIEHGQPRALPDRAVALQPAPPQMQLSIGIVLRPADSAALQQASAALLARGTADPTLQAQLKARTAPSAAQLRQVQDYLLGKGITDMRIAGNGSLILATASVAAVQAAFDVSIRTYQAGGKTLYLNDGAAKVPTALAGVVGGVLGLDNVRSAALPQTAPRGQGHGAAADSQRIGAQPTQGPVAVRHAVEDLPALYNASALPIASGTTAAIVAVGNLDSTLAHLRSFQRKHNLQTRVTVIKTADPAAAGYADSNNEIEWDMDTQLLLGTAGGLDNLVIYDIPDFLWTSLIEGLQRAADDNAASLVSMSIYAREDSASDDIDQALSAALNQAVGNGQNFLVCSGDDGIYAPFSAASSPPYYASLQGRLQQRAVAFPASHPYAIAVGATELRSAANSSSTYVDESVWNARRGQQISQGGLSKRYAAPSWQQRTIPDIVGNGYRAVPDVSFNGSANSSAMILGSDANGEETEEYVYGTSAATPTFAGLLARLEQANGHRLGFIAPALYAYAKGAVGNRHDVLQGDNGLYADGYRAASGFDLASGWGSIDMLAFGRYLQAH
- a CDS encoding N-acetylmuramoyl-L-alanine amidase; amino-acid sequence: MNRRQWLCLAGSTLLLAPAFASASTPIQLSACTLETEAGRLRLRLQLQATVAYRLFALSDPERLVIDLPVAAAQLPTLPTPQPGMVVSAIRSGARDDGVRIVLELRRPVAASARWDIGEAAMPPQLLLDLGPVDPAAAATLVVPPRTSIGLSSRPRVVAIDAGHGGKDPGAVSADALYEKHVAMGVAGRLHQALQADPRYRPTLIRSDDRFVPLHERVVIAHQRKADLFVSIHADAAPNRSAQGASVYALSENGASSALARWIADSENSADQYSNVAERYLRQKDPVLSKVLVDLSMSGTIATSLQFGKSMLGRLQQVTRLHQGEVGQAGFAVLKSPDIPSLLVETGFMSNADDCRRLVSDRHQEELAQSLQLGIDDYFQAFPVHA